Proteins found in one Gemmatimonadota bacterium genomic segment:
- a CDS encoding fumarylacetoacetate hydrolase family protein, with the protein MKLVTYGESGQERIGAVVGDEIVDLGSADASLPGTMLGVLEADAVEAVSRAVESGAGTRTPLEGARLASPIPRPPKIVCVGLNYLDHATEQNVPLPEHPLLFSKATSSVVGPYDDVVLPAESEQVDYEVELAVVIGRTATAVSEADAYGYIAGYTVANDVSARDIQFRQQQWHQGKSYDTFCPMGPWLVTKDEIPDPNALAVKLTLNGTVLQDSNTDNLIFNVPTLVSRISSAMTLLPGDVISTGTPAGVGVFRDPKILLKAGDYMETCVEGIGMLKNHVR; encoded by the coding sequence ATGAAGCTAGTGACCTATGGAGAAAGCGGACAGGAACGGATCGGTGCCGTCGTCGGCGATGAGATCGTAGATCTGGGGTCCGCCGACGCGTCCCTGCCCGGCACCATGCTGGGCGTGCTGGAAGCGGATGCTGTCGAGGCGGTGTCCCGGGCGGTGGAAAGCGGCGCCGGTACGCGGACGCCCCTGGAAGGCGCGCGGCTGGCGTCTCCCATACCCCGTCCGCCCAAGATCGTGTGCGTCGGGCTCAACTACCTCGATCACGCGACGGAGCAGAACGTTCCGCTGCCCGAACACCCACTGCTCTTCTCCAAGGCCACCTCGTCCGTGGTGGGTCCGTACGACGACGTGGTGCTGCCGGCGGAAAGCGAGCAGGTGGACTACGAGGTGGAGCTCGCCGTGGTCATCGGCAGGACCGCCACGGCCGTCTCCGAAGCGGACGCCTACGGCTACATCGCCGGGTACACTGTGGCTAACGACGTGAGCGCCCGCGACATCCAGTTCCGGCAGCAGCAGTGGCACCAGGGCAAGAGCTACGACACGTTCTGTCCCATGGGCCCGTGGCTGGTGACGAAGGACGAGATTCCCGATCCGAACGCGCTCGCCGTGAAACTGACGCTGAACGGGACAGTGCTGCAGGACAGCAACACCGACAACCTCATCTTCAACGTGCCCACGCTGGTGTCGCGCATATCGAGCGCCATGACCCTGCTGCCGGGCGACGTGATCTCGACCGGCACGCCCGCGGGCGTGGGCGTGTTCCGCGATCCGAAGATCCTGCTCAAGGCCGGCGACTACATGGAGACCTGCGTGGAAGGCATCGGCATGTTGAAGAACCACGTGCGATAG
- a CDS encoding pentapeptide repeat-containing protein: protein MEKLNREQALARAADTGDLTGVDLGGLDLSEAILPRVDFRDANLEGTDFTNADLTESEFRDAKMNGADLSGAKLERAVLIGAHIVGARFDGAHMVGAFLNGATASGASFRKADLRAARIGVPRFQSDDPFAAATSFEGADMTWCLFGEADLTGVDLRNANLSHAHMYETEMRSALLDGAVLTGVRLKRQTVQAE, encoded by the coding sequence ATGGAGAAACTGAACAGGGAACAGGCGCTGGCCCGGGCGGCGGACACGGGCGACCTCACGGGCGTTGACCTGGGCGGCCTGGATCTGTCGGAGGCCATTCTGCCCCGCGTCGATTTCAGGGATGCCAACCTCGAAGGGACCGACTTTACCAACGCCGATTTGACCGAGTCGGAGTTCCGCGACGCGAAGATGAACGGCGCGGATCTATCGGGCGCGAAGCTCGAGCGGGCGGTGCTGATCGGCGCCCACATCGTGGGAGCCCGGTTCGACGGCGCCCACATGGTCGGCGCGTTTCTCAACGGCGCGACCGCGTCGGGCGCCAGTTTCAGGAAGGCGGACCTGCGCGCGGCCCGGATCGGCGTGCCCAGGTTCCAGTCCGACGATCCCTTCGCCGCAGCCACGAGTTTCGAAGGCGCGGATATGACCTGGTGTCTTTTCGGCGAGGCGGACCTGACGGGGGTGGACCTGAGAAACGCCAACCTGTCCCATGCCCACATGTACGAGACGGAGATGCGCAGCGCCCTGCTCGACGGCGCGGTCCTGACCGGCGTCCGGCTGAAGCGGCAGACGGTCCAGGCGGAGTAG
- the rfbA gene encoding glucose-1-phosphate thymidylyltransferase RfbA yields the protein MKGIILAGGHGLRLYPQTLAISKQIIPIFDKPMIYYPLSVLMMAGIRDILVISSPEHIDLYRRLFGDGSALGMRFDYAVQPAPEGVAQAFLIGESFIGNDPCALIFGDNFFYGSSLSELVERAAQHREGGLVFACYVKEPERYGVVEFDERQRAVNIEEKPRHPRSNYAVTGMYFYDNEVVSIAKTLRPSGRGELEITDVNNIYLRRGMLKVERFDEGIVWMDTGTPESLLEASNFVQAVEHRQGLKIGCVEEIAYRKGFIDRDQVLRTGNLVEDNPYCEYLRRLAGPDV from the coding sequence ATGAAGGGCATCATACTCGCGGGCGGCCATGGGTTGCGTCTCTACCCGCAGACCCTGGCCATATCCAAGCAGATCATCCCCATCTTCGACAAGCCGATGATCTACTACCCGCTGTCCGTCCTCATGATGGCGGGCATCCGGGATATCCTGGTCATCTCATCCCCCGAACACATCGACCTGTACCGGCGGCTCTTCGGAGACGGAAGCGCCCTTGGCATGCGTTTCGACTATGCCGTGCAGCCCGCGCCGGAGGGGGTGGCGCAGGCCTTCCTGATCGGCGAGTCGTTCATCGGGAATGATCCCTGCGCGCTGATATTCGGCGACAACTTCTTTTACGGAAGCAGCCTGTCGGAACTGGTCGAGCGTGCCGCACAGCACAGGGAAGGAGGACTCGTCTTCGCCTGCTACGTCAAGGAGCCCGAACGGTACGGCGTGGTCGAATTCGACGAGCGTCAACGGGCCGTCAACATCGAGGAGAAACCCCGCCATCCCCGGTCCAACTACGCCGTGACGGGCATGTACTTCTACGACAACGAAGTCGTATCCATCGCGAAGACCCTGCGCCCATCGGGACGGGGTGAGCTCGAGATCACCGACGTGAACAACATCTATCTGCGCAGGGGCATGCTGAAGGTGGAGCGCTTCGACGAAGGGATCGTCTGGATGGATACCGGTACGCCGGAAAGCCTGCTGGAAGCGAGCAATTTCGTCCAGGCCGTCGAGCACCGGCAGGGGCTGAAGATCGGATGCGTGGAGGAGATCGCCTACCGGAAGGGCTTCATCGACCGGGACCAGGTGCTGAGGACCGGCAACCTGGTGGAAGACAACCCGTACTGCGAGTACCTGCGCCGGCTAGCCGGTCCGGACGTATAA
- a CDS encoding exo-alpha-sialidase, translating to MTGTFEQSALWTSGTDGYDTYRIPAIIVTVRGSVLAFCEGRKASRSDTGDIDLLVKRSEDGGRTWSEQKVVWGDAGNTCGNPCPVVDRETGTVWLPMTHNLGIDHEPRIIDGTSEGTRTVWVTASEDDGRTWREPRDITATAKRPDWTWYATGPGNGIQLSSGRLLIPCDHIEAGTKRYYSHVVYSDDHGETWRLGGSTLVDQVNECCVVELENGDVVLNTRNYDRTRRTRQVTVSGDGGITWQDQRHDETLIEPICQAALIRYPDKGDRLLFSNPASREERRNLTVRLSGNGGRSWLHERVLHPGPAAYSSLAVLPDGTAACLYERGEDHSYETITLGRFDLEWLMDG from the coding sequence ATGACCGGCACCTTTGAACAGTCCGCACTGTGGACCAGCGGCACGGATGGTTACGACACCTATCGCATTCCCGCGATCATCGTGACGGTCCGGGGATCGGTCCTCGCCTTCTGTGAAGGCCGCAAGGCCAGCCGGAGCGATACGGGCGACATCGACCTGCTGGTGAAGCGCAGCGAGGACGGCGGGCGCACCTGGTCGGAACAGAAGGTGGTCTGGGGGGACGCGGGGAACACCTGCGGCAATCCATGCCCGGTCGTCGACCGCGAGACCGGGACCGTCTGGCTGCCGATGACCCACAACCTGGGCATCGACCACGAACCCCGGATCATCGACGGGACGAGCGAGGGCACGCGGACCGTGTGGGTCACGGCGAGCGAGGACGACGGCCGCACGTGGCGCGAGCCGCGGGACATCACCGCCACCGCCAAGCGACCGGACTGGACCTGGTACGCCACCGGACCGGGCAACGGCATCCAGCTTTCGTCGGGCCGGCTTTTGATTCCCTGCGATCATATCGAGGCCGGCACGAAGCGCTACTACTCCCATGTCGTCTACAGCGACGACCACGGGGAAACCTGGCGTCTGGGCGGTTCCACTCTGGTGGACCAGGTCAACGAATGCTGCGTCGTCGAGCTGGAGAACGGGGATGTGGTGCTCAACACACGGAACTACGACCGAACCAGGCGCACCCGGCAGGTCACCGTCAGCGGCGACGGCGGGATAACCTGGCAGGACCAGCGCCACGACGAAACCCTGATCGAACCGATCTGCCAGGCAGCCCTCATCCGGTATCCCGACAAGGGCGACCGGCTGCTGTTCTCGAACCCGGCCAGCCGGGAGGAGCGGCGCAACCTGACCGTGCGTCTCTCCGGCAACGGCGGCAGATCCTGGCTCCACGAGCGGGTGCTGCATCCGGGACCGGCCGCCTATTCATCCCTGGCCGTGCTTCCGGACGGGACCGCCGCCTGTCTGTACGAGCGCGGGGAAGACCATTCCTACGAGACGATCACCCTGGGCCGGTTCGACCTGGAATGGTTGATGGATGGGTGA
- a CDS encoding RNA methyltransferase, translating into MVITSLQNPRIKAIRALSQRKRRQETGLFFAEGIRLVGEAVQTGADVETLVVALDLLRSDFGRDTVRRAREEGVEILEVGAEVFRTLSGKDGPAGIGVVARQRWTALDDAGVRLGGSDASTDEAGADGASPDNATAADTLGWVVLEDVGNPGNLGSILRTSEAVGGAGVILLGDTVDPYDPASVRGSMGAVFSQQIVRSSLESLIQWKRQVNIPMIGTSDATPADFRSATYAPPLLLCLGGEQHGLSNEVMDACDTVVRIPMAGRADSLNLAVAAGVMLYEVLYRVRDIR; encoded by the coding sequence ATGGTCATTACCAGCCTGCAGAATCCCCGAATCAAGGCGATCCGGGCGCTTTCACAGCGCAAACGGCGGCAGGAAACCGGGTTGTTCTTCGCAGAAGGCATCCGGCTCGTCGGCGAGGCGGTGCAAACCGGGGCGGACGTCGAAACCCTCGTCGTCGCGCTGGATCTGCTTCGAAGCGATTTCGGACGGGACACGGTGCGCCGTGCCAGGGAAGAGGGCGTCGAAATCCTGGAGGTCGGCGCCGAGGTCTTTCGAACCTTGTCCGGAAAGGACGGGCCGGCAGGCATCGGGGTCGTCGCCAGGCAGCGATGGACCGCCCTGGACGACGCGGGGGTGCGGCTGGGAGGTAGTGATGCGTCCACCGACGAAGCTGGCGCAGACGGTGCTTCCCCAGACAATGCGACCGCAGCCGATACACTGGGCTGGGTAGTCCTCGAGGACGTGGGCAACCCGGGCAACCTGGGTTCGATCCTGCGAACGAGCGAGGCGGTGGGCGGGGCCGGCGTCATCCTGCTTGGCGATACGGTGGACCCCTACGACCCCGCGTCCGTGCGAGGCAGCATGGGCGCCGTCTTCTCGCAGCAGATCGTTCGATCCTCCCTTGAATCTCTGATCCAGTGGAAGCGCCAAGTGAATATCCCCATGATCGGCACTTCGGACGCCACACCGGCCGACTTCCGGTCCGCGACCTACGCCCCACCCCTCCTCCTGTGCCTGGGTGGCGAGCAGCACGGTCTTTCCAACGAAGTCATGGATGCCTGCGACACCGTGGTGCGCATTCCCATGGCCGGCCGGGCCGATTCTCTGAACCTGGCCGTGGCCGCAGGCGTGATGCTGTACGAGGTGTTGTACCGCGTGAGGGACATACGCTGA
- a CDS encoding N(4)-(beta-N-acetylglucosaminyl)-L-asparaginase yields the protein MPVTRRAFLESSALALTGLAAGHAASAKAHAAPVPTNHGAPAPPTIVSSRNGIRGVRKAYEMMTNDQADPLDAVIAGVNIQELDPNDQSVGLGGRPNADGVVTLDASVMHGPTRRAGSVAALEDIASASLVAKAIMDYTDHIMLVGKGAKRFALGMGFKEQNLLSEESRQDWLRWRSQLSPDDDWLDHEDDIVIDRPGGTINMCGVDANGDIGSVTTTSGLSWKIPGRVGDSPIIGTGQYCDNEVGAAGSTGRGEANIKVCGAFLIVEFMRQGKSPQEACLATLERAVAMTEDRLLTDDGRPMFSLNFYAVAKDGRFGGATMYQMPDEYLEYFPGRDSYAVANADGARLVPLAYVYDKSRIPAPTMERLMERVEERKLERQQR from the coding sequence ATGCCAGTCACCCGCCGCGCCTTTCTGGAATCCTCCGCCCTCGCATTGACCGGCCTTGCTGCCGGTCATGCGGCGTCCGCGAAGGCCCACGCCGCACCGGTACCCACCAACCACGGCGCACCCGCACCGCCGACCATTGTTTCGTCTCGCAACGGGATCCGCGGCGTCAGGAAGGCCTACGAGATGATGACGAACGACCAGGCCGACCCCCTCGACGCGGTCATTGCCGGCGTGAACATCCAGGAGCTCGATCCCAATGACCAGTCCGTGGGGTTGGGCGGGCGTCCGAACGCAGACGGCGTCGTCACCCTGGACGCGTCCGTCATGCACGGACCCACCAGGAGGGCCGGTTCCGTCGCCGCGCTGGAGGACATCGCCTCGGCGTCGCTGGTGGCCAAGGCGATCATGGATTACACCGATCACATCATGCTGGTCGGCAAGGGGGCGAAGCGCTTCGCCCTGGGCATGGGTTTCAAGGAACAGAACCTGCTGTCCGAGGAGAGCAGGCAGGACTGGCTGCGCTGGCGGTCCCAGCTCAGTCCGGACGACGACTGGCTCGACCACGAGGACGATATCGTGATCGATCGTCCCGGCGGCACAATCAACATGTGCGGCGTGGACGCCAACGGTGATATCGGCAGCGTGACGACCACGAGCGGCCTCTCCTGGAAGATCCCCGGCCGCGTGGGCGACAGTCCCATCATCGGCACGGGGCAGTACTGCGACAACGAAGTGGGCGCCGCCGGTTCCACGGGTCGTGGCGAGGCGAACATCAAGGTTTGCGGCGCCTTTCTCATCGTGGAGTTCATGCGGCAGGGCAAATCACCCCAGGAAGCCTGCCTGGCTACGCTCGAGCGGGCTGTAGCCATGACGGAGGACCGCCTGCTGACGGACGACGGCCGGCCGATGTTCAGCCTGAACTTCTATGCCGTGGCCAAGGACGGCCGGTTTGGCGGGGCGACCATGTACCAGATGCCGGATGAATACCTGGAGTACTTTCCCGGTCGGGACAGTTACGCCGTGGCCAACGCCGACGGCGCCCGGCTGGTACCCCTGGCGTACGTCTATGACAAATCCAGGATCCCCGCGCCGACGATGGAAAGGTTGATGGAACGGGTGGAAGAGAGGAAGTTGGAGCGGCAGCAGAGATAA
- a CDS encoding proline hydroxylase: MTLNEQQIAAFRESGYLFFAGLLDEQEVKTLKDAVPDVLSRQGPEVVREKDDPTAARLAFGAHTYSEPFERLARLPRLMDPVRQLLGDEVYLHQTRMNPKQGFGSGASWTWHQDFPSWYKVDGMPEPNCIMASVFIDDCTPVTSPLLIIPGSHRWGLLDSELHEDAKGRGYDLFHIDRTTLQQLADENGIEPLIGPAGSVALIHSNIVHGSADNVSPWRRAIFYLIYNAVGNACTREVRPWYQNNRDFTPLEPIGDDGLRTYSAAQTTPAR; this comes from the coding sequence ATGACGCTGAATGAACAGCAGATCGCCGCGTTCCGCGAATCGGGTTACCTGTTCTTCGCCGGGTTGCTTGACGAACAGGAAGTGAAGACGCTGAAGGACGCGGTGCCGGACGTGCTCAGCCGGCAGGGACCGGAGGTGGTGCGGGAGAAGGACGACCCCACGGCCGCCCGGTTGGCCTTCGGAGCGCATACCTACTCCGAGCCCTTCGAACGGTTGGCGCGGCTTCCCCGCCTGATGGATCCCGTCCGCCAGTTGCTGGGAGACGAGGTCTATCTCCACCAGACCCGCATGAATCCCAAGCAGGGCTTCGGGAGCGGGGCGTCGTGGACCTGGCACCAGGATTTCCCGTCATGGTACAAGGTCGATGGCATGCCCGAACCGAATTGCATCATGGCGTCGGTGTTCATCGACGACTGCACGCCCGTCACTTCGCCGCTCCTGATCATTCCGGGTTCCCACCGGTGGGGCCTGCTGGACTCGGAACTGCACGAGGACGCGAAAGGCCGTGGTTACGATCTGTTCCATATCGACCGGACCACACTGCAGCAACTGGCCGACGAGAACGGCATCGAACCGCTGATCGGTCCGGCGGGCTCGGTCGCCCTGATCCACAGCAACATCGTCCACGGCTCGGCCGACAACGTCTCGCCCTGGCGGCGGGCCATCTTCTACCTGATCTACAACGCCGTCGGCAACGCCTGCACGCGCGAGGTCAGGCCCTGGTACCAGAACAACCGGGACTTCACGCCCCTGGAGCCGATCGGGGACGACGGACTGCGAACCTACAGTGCCGCGCAGACCACCCCGGCTCGCTAA
- a CDS encoding TIM barrel protein, whose amino-acid sequence MYIGTQTRCRNDTDIEVLAQLGVFNVDQTPAEPWAEWTADLLKAQRERFDRYGINLEMIHIPLGSASAFHNEAGAIFLGKSDARDRALDRMCETVRMASEAGIRGLNYNITLLGHLRTEASYGRGGAKLSTFDYDKLDQSRPEFEGGPADEDEMWERIDHWLKTIIPVAEEYKVQMACHPSDPGIGHGRTYRGVARVLGMSDGFKKLIDLYDSPYNGLNFCQGCMSESLENPSEEIYDVIRYFGTRKKIFNVHFRNIKGRLNNFVEVFPDEGDVDMLKAMRTYKEVGYEYMIMPDHVPGISGPEAGQVGFAYAYGYIHAAIQAANAADSMA is encoded by the coding sequence ATGTACATCGGAACGCAGACCCGTTGCAGAAATGACACGGACATCGAGGTCCTGGCCCAACTCGGCGTGTTCAACGTGGACCAGACGCCGGCGGAGCCCTGGGCCGAGTGGACGGCCGACCTGCTGAAAGCCCAGCGCGAGCGGTTCGACCGGTACGGGATCAACCTCGAGATGATCCATATCCCCCTGGGCTCCGCGAGTGCCTTCCACAACGAGGCCGGCGCCATATTCCTGGGCAAGAGCGATGCGCGGGACCGCGCGCTGGACCGCATGTGCGAGACCGTGCGCATGGCTTCGGAGGCCGGGATACGGGGACTGAACTACAACATCACCCTGCTGGGCCACCTGCGTACCGAAGCCAGTTACGGCCGCGGCGGCGCGAAGCTGTCGACCTTCGACTACGACAAGCTGGACCAGTCCCGGCCTGAATTCGAAGGGGGTCCCGCCGACGAGGACGAGATGTGGGAACGCATCGACCACTGGCTGAAGACGATCATCCCCGTGGCCGAGGAATACAAGGTACAGATGGCATGCCACCCGTCGGACCCGGGCATCGGGCACGGCCGCACGTACCGCGGCGTTGCCCGGGTGCTGGGCATGTCGGACGGTTTCAAGAAGCTCATCGACCTGTACGACAGTCCCTACAACGGGCTGAACTTCTGCCAGGGTTGCATGTCGGAAAGCCTGGAGAACCCCTCGGAAGAGATCTACGACGTGATCCGCTATTTCGGCACCCGGAAGAAGATCTTCAACGTCCACTTCCGGAACATCAAGGGACGGCTGAACAACTTCGTGGAGGTCTTCCCCGACGAAGGCGACGTGGACATGCTGAAGGCGATGCGTACCTACAAGGAAGTGGGGTACGAGTACATGATCATGCCGGACCACGTGCCCGGAATCTCGGGGCCCGAGGCGGGCCAGGTGGGGTTCGCCTACGCCTACGGGTACATCCACGCGGCGATCCAGGCGGCGAATGCTGCGGACAGCATGGCCTAG
- a CDS encoding cytochrome c — protein sequence MFSAGTTWLKPARALRLRGGLWFVCVIGFVGVLVLILTGCGSSGSDTESTDPDNEEAVARAFIAQLVEGTITPGTIGFHEIPEEFVQDGKALYARYGCTVCHGLDGHGDGPISDTLKPPPRDFRDPGAYRIGRDVVTIAGMLKDGIPDSPSMVPFPHIKDEERFKIAMYVASLQPSADAPSSEP from the coding sequence ATGTTTTCGGCTGGGACAACGTGGTTGAAGCCGGCTCGGGCGCTACGGCTTCGGGGCGGCCTGTGGTTCGTCTGCGTCATAGGGTTCGTCGGCGTGCTGGTGCTTATTCTCACCGGTTGCGGCTCGTCCGGTTCGGACACGGAGTCAACGGACCCAGACAACGAGGAGGCCGTTGCCCGGGCGTTCATTGCTCAACTGGTCGAAGGCACGATTACGCCGGGGACGATCGGCTTCCACGAGATCCCCGAGGAGTTCGTGCAGGATGGAAAGGCGTTGTATGCCCGGTACGGCTGTACCGTGTGCCACGGTCTGGACGGTCATGGCGACGGACCGATTTCCGACACGCTGAAACCCCCTCCCCGCGATTTCCGGGACCCGGGGGCTTACCGCATCGGCCGTGACGTGGTCACGATCGCCGGCATGCTGAAAGACGGCATCCCCGATAGCCCGTCCATGGTGCCCTTTCCCCATATCAAGGACGAAGAGCGCTTCAAGATCGCCATGTACGTGGCTTCGCTTCAGCCGTCTGCGGACGCACCTTCATCCGAACCATAG
- a CDS encoding copper chaperone PCu(A)C: protein MTNKNLQGYVFCIGTLMVLVTAACQPADDLEIDGAWIRATPPNRDVTAAYLVITNRSDQPRELRSVETPAAAYTELHAMRQVDDMMEMEKIEGVVVPAQGEAVLEPGGNHIMLFGVSNPLAEGEVVALTLRFDDQSARTVTAEVLKSRP from the coding sequence ATGACGAACAAGAATCTTCAAGGGTATGTTTTCTGTATCGGGACTTTGATGGTGCTCGTCACGGCCGCCTGCCAGCCGGCGGACGACCTGGAAATCGACGGGGCCTGGATTCGGGCTACACCGCCGAACAGGGACGTCACCGCCGCCTACCTGGTGATCACGAACCGGTCGGACCAGCCCAGGGAACTGCGGTCCGTGGAGACGCCGGCCGCGGCGTACACGGAACTACATGCCATGCGCCAGGTTGACGATATGATGGAGATGGAGAAGATCGAAGGCGTGGTGGTTCCGGCGCAAGGCGAGGCCGTACTGGAACCCGGCGGCAACCACATCATGTTGTTCGGTGTAAGCAACCCGCTGGCGGAAGGGGAAGTGGTTGCTCTTACGCTGCGCTTCGACGATCAATCGGCACGGACCGTCACGGCCGAGGTGCTGAAGAGCCGTCCGTAG
- a CDS encoding SCO family protein, translated as MGSKTPGYLPTITILSGLATLVAAGLLLFPGCRAEPPPPPQIDIPELLDYGERFGGDFMLTDQEGERFDLSEHRGDAFLIFFGYTYCPDACPLMLSKLAAVYDVLDLEPGQRVRTIYVTVDPRRDTPKQLGDYLAYFSTVDVRGLTGSREEIDAVAEWYGVLYKLQEPNEAGHYLVAHTTTLFLVDREGRLRYRFHPSDTPEYIAAGIKLLFE; from the coding sequence TTGGGTTCAAAGACGCCTGGTTATCTTCCGACGATTACGATCCTCAGCGGTCTGGCCACCCTGGTCGCCGCGGGCCTGCTGCTCTTCCCCGGATGCCGCGCCGAACCGCCGCCACCGCCGCAGATCGACATCCCCGAACTGCTGGACTACGGCGAACGGTTTGGCGGTGATTTCATGTTGACCGACCAGGAGGGGGAGCGGTTCGACCTGTCCGAGCACCGCGGCGACGCCTTCCTGATCTTCTTCGGCTATACCTACTGCCCCGACGCCTGTCCGCTCATGCTCTCCAAGCTGGCGGCCGTCTACGACGTGCTGGATCTCGAACCTGGACAGCGCGTGCGTACGATATACGTCACGGTCGATCCCAGGCGCGACACGCCGAAGCAGCTCGGGGATTACCTGGCCTACTTCTCCACGGTGGACGTCCGCGGCCTCACGGGATCGCGGGAGGAGATCGACGCGGTCGCCGAATGGTACGGCGTGCTGTACAAGTTGCAGGAGCCGAACGAGGCGGGGCATTACCTGGTGGCCCATACGACCACCCTGTTCCTCGTGGACCGGGAGGGCCGGCTGCGCTACCGGTTCCATCCGAGCGACACCCCGGAATACATCGCGGCAGGTATCAAACTGCTCTTCGAATAG